A single genomic interval of Centropristis striata isolate RG_2023a ecotype Rhode Island chromosome 8, C.striata_1.0, whole genome shotgun sequence harbors:
- the plekha8 gene encoding pleckstrin homology domain-containing family A member 8, with amino-acid sequence MEGMLHKWTNYISGWQPRWFVLDGGTLSYYDSQEDAWKGCKGSIKISVCEIQVNSSDSTRVDLTIPGEQYFYLRAINAAERQKWLVALGTAKACLTDNRTKREKELQENTEALKTKMSELRLYCDLLLQQVNKIKENDELEDTPESGIDTGNMVKSTCTTFLKTLEECMQIATRTFSTDLATQSPPGSPPVAAIKPQKIKPVNHLNQNLGEKWRDLAETSEEATPHENQSLDSGAEGPEDPDRPEEHLSPPASEASNGTISAPEEAAEPPHTNNTSEPELYQQPAEENQDRGADDQEETEQKHTADQTPAEEVLQPEQQQEAAPDQEEAPHEAETSRESPDPEDPEDPEDTEQVETFFSTMSHRFSDIRLDDDNGIPTQEFLDSCYAIVPVLDKLGSTVFAPVKMDFVGNIKKIHQKLLSDPASFPTLQAIVLHEVQTEVAQVRNSATEALLWLRRGLKFLKEFLSEVHSGQKDIQGALNNAYGKTLRQYHGWVVRGVFALALRAAPSYPSFAAALVSKEGEELKEGFSSGVQRDLGVYLPAMEEQLDILDLLYEEYNLESDEVV; translated from the exons atGGAGGGAATGCTGCATAAATGGACCAATTACATCAGCG GTTGGCAACCTCGTTGGTTTGTGCTGGATGGGGGAACTTTGTCGTACTATGACTCCCAAGAAGACGCCTGGAAAGGTTGCAAGGGCAGCATTAAGATTTCAGTTTGTGAAATCCAAG TTAATTCCTCTGACTCGACGCGGGTCGACCTGACCATACCAGGAGAACAGTACTTTTACCTCAGAGCCATCAATGCAGCAGAGAGGCAGAAGTGGCTGGTGGCCCTGGGGACAGCCAAAGCTTGCCTTACAGACAAcagaacaaagagagagaaag AGCTCCAGGAGAACACAGAGGCTCTGAAAACTAAGATGTCCGAACTCAGATTGTACTGTGACCTTCTTCTACAACAAGTAAACAAGATCAAGGAGAATGATGAGCTAGAGGACACACCGGAG AGCGGAATAGACACTGGAAACATGGTGAAGTCTACATGCACCACTTTCCTCAAGACTCTAGAGGAATGCATGCAGATAGCAACCCGTACATTCAGTACAGATCTGGCAACACAGAGTCCACCAGGCTCTCCTCCAGTAGCAGCCATCAAACCTCAGAAG ATTAAACCTGTCAATCATTTAAATCAGAACCTTGGAGAAAA ATGGAGAGATTTGGCTGAAACCTCAGAAGAAGCAACTCCACATGAGAACCAGAGCCTGGACTCTGGAGCAGAAGGACCAGAAGATCCAGACAGACCAGAAGAACATCTCTCCCCACCAG CCAGTGAAGCCTCTAACGGGACCATCTCCGCCCCAGAGGAGGCAGCAGAGCCTCCACACACCAACAATACCTCTGAGCCTGAACTCTACCAGCAGCCAGCAGAGGAGAACCAGGACAGAGGAGCTGATGATCAGGAGGAGACGGAGCAGAAGCACACAGCGGACCAAACTCCAGCAGAGGAAGTCCTCCAgccggagcagcagcaggaagctgcTCCAGACCAGGAGGAGGCGCCACATGAAGCTGAGACCTCCAGAGAGTCACCAGATCCAGAAGATCCAGAAGATCCAGAAGATACAGAGCAGGTGGAAACTTTCTTCAGCACAATGAGTCACAG atttagtGATATAAGACTGGACGACGACAATGGTATCCCTACACAAGAGTTTTTGGATTCATGCTATGCAATAGTACCTGTATTAG ACAAGCTGGGATCCACAGTGTTTGCACCAGTTAAAATGGATTTTGTTGGAAATATCAAG AAGATCCACCAGAAGCTGCTGTCGGACCCCGCCAGCTTCCCCACGCTGCAGGCCATCGTGCTGCATGAGGTCCAGACGGAGGTCGCTCAGGTCCGTAACTCGGCCACGGAGGCTCTGCTGTGGCTCAGACGAGGCCTCAAGTTCCTCAAGGAGTTCCTGTCAGAGGTCCACTCAGGACAGAAGGACATCCAGGGAGCTCTCA ATAACGCCTACGGGAAGACCCTCCGTCAGTACCACGGCTGGGTGGTGCGGGGCGTGTTCGCT CTGGCGCTGAGAGCTGCTCCGTCATATCCGAGCTTCGCCGCTGCCTTAGTgtccaaagaaggagaagaactGAAGGAGGGCTTCTCCAGCGGCGTGCAGCGGGACCTGGGGGTCTACCTGCCCGCCATGGAGGAGCAGCTGGACATCCTGGACCTCCTCTATGAAGAGTACAACCTGGAGTCTGATGAGGTGGTGTGA
- the fkbp14 gene encoding peptidyl-prolyl cis-trans isomerase FKBP14 translates to MILFSVCSILPSLFVFVTGGKLPEPEVKIEVLHKPFMCYRKSKYGDMLLVHHEGFLETNGTLFYSSREHGDKNPVWFTLGTREVLKGWDKGLQNMCTGERRRLTVPPSLGYGKEGKGKIPPGSTLIFDIELIEIRNGLRSHEAFREMDLNDDWKLCRQEVKEYLKKEFEKHGYSPNDTHNDAMVDDIFKNEDEDKDGFISAREFTYQHDEL, encoded by the exons ATGATTCTTTTCTCAGTTTGTTCGATATTGCCCtccctgtttgtgtttgtcactGGGGGGAAACTACCCGAGCCAGAGGTGAAAATTGAAGTTTTACATAAACCCTTCATGTGTTACCGCAAGTCAAAGTATGGAGACATGCTTCTAGTTCATCACGAGGGATTCCTGGAGACTAACGGCACCCTGTTTTACTCAAG CCGAGAACATGGAGATAAAAACCCAGTTTGGTTCACTCTGGGGACCAGAGAGGTGCTGAAGGGTTGGGATAAAGGTCTGCAGAACATGTGCACCGGGGAGCGGAGGAGGCTGACCGTCCCTCCATCTCTGGGCTATGGGAAGGAAGGGAAAG GCAAGATCCCTCCAGGCAGCACCCTCATCTTTGACATTGAGCTCATAGAAATACGAAATGGTCTGAGATCTCACGAGGCCTTCAGAGAGATGGACCTCAATGATGACTGGAAGCTGTGCAGGCAGGAG GTGAAAGAGTACCTGAAGAAAGAATTTGAGAAACATGGATATTCACCCAATGACACACATAATGACGCCATGGTGGATGACATCTTCAAAAACGAGGATGAAGACAAAGATGGTTTTATATCTGCGAGGGAGTTCACCTACCAGCACGATGAGCTCTAA
- the chn2 gene encoding beta-chimaerin, whose amino-acid sequence MAASSNSSLSGSSVSSDPEDYQPPIWKSYLYQLQQEAPRPKRITCPQEMESRPKYYGREFHGMISREYADELLVGAEGAYLIRESQRQPGTHTLALRFGHQTLNYRLFYDGKHFVGEKRFESVHDLVTDALITLYIETKAAEYIAKMTTNPIYEHLGYTSLLKDKMVHRLSRGRTEPRRVTFQRDDKISSPLVRRSALKDTPEKQCSYEKIHNFKVHTFRGPHWCEYCANFMWGLIAQGVRCSDCGLNVHKQCSKLVPSDCQPDLRRIKKVFSCDLTTLVKAHNTTRPMVVDMCIREIELRGMKSEGLYRVSGFSEHIEDVRLSFDRDGDKADISASAYADINIIAGALKLYLRDLPIPVITFDLYSKFIQAAKIPNADSRLEAVHESILQLPPAHHETLRYLMAHLKRVTQFEKDNLMSAENLGIVFGPTLMQPPEQNALTTLNDMRQQKLVVQLMITHEDVLF is encoded by the exons ACCCTGAGGATTACCAACCGCCCATATGGAAGTCCTACT TGTACCAGCTACAGCAGGAAGCTCCGAGACCAAAGAGGATCACGTGTCCTCAGGAG ATGGAGAGCAGACCCAAATACTACGGCAGAGA GTTTCATGGCATGATCTCCAGAGAATATGCAGATGAGCTTCTGGTGGGAGCAGAGGGTGCTTACCTGATCAGGGAGAGCCAGAGACAGCCAGGGACCCACACCTTGGCCTTAAG GTTCGGCCACCAGACCCTCAACTACAGGTTGTTCTATGACGGGAAGCACTTTGTGGGGGAGAAGAGGTTTGAGTCTGTTCACGACCTGGTAACGGACGCTCTGATCACGCTCTACATCGAGACCAAGGCGGCCGAGTACATCGCCAAAATGACCACCAACCCCATCTACGAGCACCTCGGCTACACCTCGCTGCTCAAGGACAAGATGGTGCACCGGCTGAGCCGAGGACGCACTGAGCCACGCAGGGTCACCTTCCAGAGAGACGACAAG atctcctctcctctggtgCGACGGAGCGCCTTGAAGGACACACCGGAGAAGCAATGCTCCTACGAGAAGATACACAACTTCAAG GTACACACCTTTCGGGGGCCGCACTGGTGTGAATACTGTGCCAACTTCATGTGGGGCCTGATCGCGCAGGGTGTCCGCTGCTCAG ATTGTGGGCTGAATGTACACAAACAGTGCTCCAAACTGGTTCCCAGTGACTGCCAGCCGGACCTGCGCAGGATAAAGAAAGTGTTCAGCTGTGACCTCACCACGCTGGTCAAAGCTCACAACACCACGCGGCCCATGGTGGTGGACATGTGCATCCGAGAGATCGAGCTGAGAG GTATGAAATCTGAAGGTCTCTACAGAGTGTCTGGCTTCTCAGAGCACATCGAGGACGTGAGGCTCTCCTTTGACCGAG atggAGATAAGGCTGACATCAGTGCCAGTGCCTATGCAGACATCAACATCATTGCTGGTGCTTTGAAGCTCTACTTAAGAGACCTTCCCATCCCAGTCATTACCTTTGACTTGTACTCCAAATTTATTCAAGCTGCAA AAATACCAAATGCTGACTCCAGACTGGAGGCCGTCCACGAGAGTATCCTGCAGCTCCCCCCGGCCCACCACGAGACCCTCCGCTACCTGATGGCTCACCTGAAGAG GGTGACACAGTTTGAAAAGGACAATCTAATGAGTGCTGAGAACCTGGGCATCGTGTTCGGCCCGACGCTGATGCAGCCGCCGGAGCAGAACGCCCTGACGACCCTGAACGACATGAGGCAGCAGAAACTAGTGGTGCAGCTTATGATCACGCATGAAGACGTCTTATTCTGA